tttgttgcctagattaacctgtttccacaaagtgtaatgaGTTTATTGCggggtaaaaagggttaattaagagcacttagctttaattaattatattaggcaaattgggataattgactgcttaagtgttatctgcggggttaatagtttaattgggaatagggaatattattcatcattgttgatagattgattgttgaaggtggagagtaattcttgactatttctttaatatcgttatatccttagttattcaatcattgatatttatttcattttatgtttttagctattaaaactaaaactcCTTTTTAATTTTAATCTAGTATTAGCATTGGTCTAGAATTAACTgttggcgttggggtcaatagcgacacattttaactgtcggcattggtctcgaattaactgtcggcgttggagtcaatagcgacagtcaaaatcAACGGTGatagttattagctgtcggcgttggtctctatgcctacagtttttaacggTCGGCGTAGAGTCACACTAAGCAACTACGACAGTCAACAAAGTTGACTGTcatggttgggtgtcgggaaagcccagttttgtagtagtgagtgaGAGTGAGGGTGCGGGGACGGTGGCGGTGCGGCTACAATCAGCtggctgagatcgagagtgagggtgagggtgcagcGACAGTGGCGgtgaggctgagatcgagagtgagggtgcagcggcggtgaggctgagatcgagagtgatagtgagggtgagggtgcagcGGCGACGGTGGCGAtgaggctgagatcgagagtgaAGGTGAGGGTGCAGCGGCGGTGCGGcggctgagatcgagagtgagagtgagggtgaggtCTGCGACAATAAATAAATCGAAACTATAAGgcaaagaggaaaatgagggtctATGGCTGTGTAATTAGGTTTTATGCAGTGGAGGAGAATGATAAAATGTATCAGGGGCGATATTCTATAATAATTTTAACAAgtggaaaaaatttcaaaatatcaggggcgactgaGATCAATACCAGGGGCaactaatgatgtgtcgcccctgattctagagtattaggggcgacataaaaatttcaaaacatcaggggcgactcagaccaatatcaggggcgactaatgatgtgtcacCCCTGATTATAGactattaggggcgacatatagtcgcccctaatattctagaatcaggggcgacacatcattagtcgcccctaataattttcacaacaaATTTCAAAACATCAGGGGCGACTCttaccaatatcaggggcgactaatgatgtgtcgcccctgattctagaatattaggggcgacatatagtcgcccctaataattttcacaaatctcaaaacatcaggggcgactcataccaatatcaggggcgactaatgatgtgtcgcccctgatgctataatattaggggcgacgtgtcgcccctaataattttcacaaatggCGAAAATCTCTCAACATCAGGGACGActtataccaatatcaggggcgactaatgatgtgtcgccctTGATTtttagaatattaggggcgacatatagtcgcccctaatagAGTCGCCTCTAAAAccaatttttcttgtagtgcaaggATTGTGTTGTTAAGGAAGATCGACGACCCCCTCGGATGACAAAATTTTAATAAAGGTGGATGCAATAGTTAATGTAGACGAAGGTTTGTGTTCCATTGATACGATGGCGAGAGAAAGAACAGGTAGAGTTAGAGCTTCTTAGTGCAAGTACATAAGTCCGCCTCTCCGTCTTTTGACAGCGGAGTTACTTGCTACATGAAACTGATTAAATTTGGCTAAAAGCTTTTACTTCAAGTTTCTTTTTATACTAAGTATAAAACTGAAGTAAAAATCTATATTTCTGTTatttgaaaatgtgcaatttatTGTAGTGTGTGCATGATATTACTAATTATTTCTCATTGTCTTAACTTGGATTTGATTTATCAtattcttaaacaaaatatagaaTTTGCAATAaaggtcatatatatatatatatatatttccttaaAAAACTAACACGAGTACAAAGTTACATGGATGTTGCAACTACGTATGCCACCCTGGCAACAAAGGATTCGATTTGATCGGTACACTACCCACAAAAGCATACtgcattttttttccaaaatattTCTAGAAAAAGAATAAGTGTGATCAAATTTTCCATTTGTATATGCTAATTATTACAATAATACTAGACTGGCTTAGGAAGCGCATAAGAAGAAAGCACCGATAGTACGGCAGTGCAGATAAATCCAAGGAAAAGGAGGCTGATGGAAGCATACGACTTTTCAAAGAAGTTTCCCAATTCATAGAGTTGCTTCATGTCGTTTGTAACACCAAATCCTGATCCAGCACCCGTCGCTAGCACATACGATATAATCTGCCCAAAAGTACCCAAAAAAAATCATTTCAAAAAATGTTTTATCCTTATCGAAAAACAATTTCTGCACACGTTTTTCTAACTACTTCAATAATTAAGACTTAATTAGCTgccttacatatatatatatatatatgtatgaatttATGGTATCTATTCTATACCTTGTCACCGTAGAAGTCAAATACAAGGTTGCCTTCACTGCTTCTAATTACCTCGAAGATTGTAAATACAAGTTGCAAAAGGGAATAAGCAACGCCTATCACGATCGTAAAAAGCACGTATCTGCATGCGGTTAAAAAAACAACATGATCGAGTCAATATAAAGATTGTCGTAATTTCATAAACGTTAAACATTACTTTTCAATGGAATGAAAAAGTTACTATAGAAACTTCAGGTCGTTTTCCCTTGAACGTTTAACGCGTTTTACACAAAAATGAAAACGCACATACTACATTTGTTTTGTCGTGTAAAGTTTTGCTATATATATCAAAAATCCGCAAACAAATTTTTCTAATGATATACGTATATATTATTGATTTAAACtataaaaatatgattatatgagtttATTGTCGTTTAAATTTCATTATCAGTTAGCTAACAGCAccaaacaaatatacaaatagCGCAAAAAACACAAATATATACTTGGtagttcaaaaataaataaataaataacaagttATATTACatgtatcatatatatatatatagtacttaCCGGTAAGCAAGAATATCCTTAAATCTGATTTGCGCTACACCAAGGTCGGTTTCCACAGTTTTTGAATTGGTGGAGAGCACAACGAGGGATATCAAGAGAAGAACAATAGTTAAGATTCTCAATACAAGACTCGCAATTTTGGAAGCTGCTGATTTTGCCATCTTCTAATTAATTATTCTGGATTTCTTTTCGGATCTCTTCTGATCAACTATTGTGTAACTCTTCTCTCCTACCTTAAATTATTAATAATGTACTCTATATATAGTGGTTACCGGTTGCTCAATTTCCTTTTTATAATGCATTAATTGTATATTATAATAGAAAGTTCTGTATTTCTAGTGGTAGCTACGGAAGATTCCTTGTACTGACCCACATACCAAGTCTCGACTACTGATCAACTAGCTCATTTATCCAAGCGTTGTAGACCAAAGAGTTTACTTTCACAAATATGAGGCATTGCGTGCGTTTGACCCGTAAAAGGAGCCattgactatatatatatatatatatagttgattTGGATATGAAATATATTATTGGTAGTGATGCACATTTTTCTGATGGGGACAGGCCCTAACGGGGTGGAGAATACTCGTTTAAATGGGGAACGGAGCGGGAACGGAGCGGGGACGGAGATAATTTTCAATCCCTGAATGTTAAATGGGACAGGGACGGTGATAGCACTTCCTGCCTCGACGGGgccgtttaaatttttatatatttttgtaatattttatatgtattttatatatttatttatttgttattgtagtatagtagtaacttttttaatattttaaattttatttaggataatgtttaatattttaaattataaatattgtgtaatattttaatttacatataatttacgatttttattttaaaattttaatttaatttttttttaaataaataggtTCCCCGTGGGGATTCCCTGCCCCAATAGGGGATTCCCCACTCCGCCCCCGACGGGGAATAAGCGGGGATGGAGCGGAGATGGGGATTAAAAATATAAACGAGGACGGGGGAGCACTCCCCGCCAATTCCCCACCCTGTGTGCA
This genomic interval from Humulus lupulus chromosome 8, drHumLupu1.1, whole genome shotgun sequence contains the following:
- the LOC133794135 gene encoding CASP-like protein 4D1, whose product is MAKSAASKIASLVLRILTIVLLLISLVVLSTNSKTVETDLGVAQIRFKDILAYRYVLFTIVIGVAYSLLQLVFTIFEVIRSSEGNLVFDFYGDKIISYVLATGAGSGFGVTNDMKQLYELGNFFEKSYASISLLFLGFICTAVLSVLSSYALPKPV